In the genome of Dermacentor andersoni chromosome 3, qqDerAnde1_hic_scaffold, whole genome shotgun sequence, one region contains:
- the LOC126519388 gene encoding uncharacterized protein, which produces MAPQVIRAATYLSPGIPVEFFEAVLEYLEQRLHVHTTLIYESRWFGPPADRRDPFAHGDVDIAFMSPLAFVRMHDSGNEHIELLPVSSVHEHRKGSGDTGHFADVIINADLKEASVDSFEKLRGCRWAYTGPESFSGNQITLQVLKRRGETATFFGNKLRAKSHLDSIYMVLNKQVDAAAVDANCLALFFDRNPSYKDQVFVIESWGSLPPYPIVVRKALPQETKLAVKDALLEMSEFSEGAKQLAQYRVRRFAPISMDQFLTFKEDVREASKLTFDSVYY; this is translated from the coding sequence ATGGCTCCGCAAGTGATACGCGCCGCGACCTACCTTAGCCCAGGAATCCCTGTAGAGTTCTTTGAGGCCGTGTTAGAGTACCTCGAGCAAAGGCTCCACGTCCACACCACGCTGATTTACGAGTCCCGTTGGTTTGGACCTCCGGCTGACCGGCGCGACCCTTTTGCTCACGGAGACGTCGACATCGCCTTCATGAGCCCCCTGGCTTTCGTCCGCATGCATGATTCCGGCAACGAGCACATCGAACTGCTACCAGTTTCGTCCGTGCACGAGCATCGCAAAGGCAGCGGCGATACGGGCCACTTCGCAGACGTAATTATCAACGCCGACTTGAAGGAGGCCAGCGTTGACTCTTTCGAGAAGCTGCGCGGCTGTCGGTGGGCCTACACCGGCCCAGAGTCCTTCAGCGGCAACCAGATAACGCTTCAGGTGCTCAAGCGACGGGGCGAGACCGCCACGTTTTTCGGCAACAAACTGCGTGCGAAGTCACATCTGGACTCCATCTACATGGTTCTCAACAAACAAGTGGATGCCGCCGCCGTAGACGCGAACTGCTTGGCGTTGTTTTTCGACCGGAATCCGTCCTATAAGGACCAGGTGTTCGTGATCGAGTCGTGGGGGTCGCTTCCCCCGTACCCCATAGTTGTTAGGAAGGCGCTGCCCCAGGAGACGAAGCTGGCTGTTAAGGATGCACTGCTCGAGATGTCAGAGTTCTCTGAAGGCGCTAAGCAGCTCGCCCAGTACAGGGTGAGGCGTTTTGCGCCTATCAGCATGGATCAGTTTCTGACGTTCAAGGAGGACGTGAGGGAAGCGTCGAAGCTCACCTTCGACTCTGTCTACTACTAA